A region of Clostridium acetobutylicum ATCC 824 DNA encodes the following proteins:
- a CDS encoding alpha/beta hydrolase has protein sequence MRKSSKIKRIVLAVVLVIFIFANCVGLYVGNLIYDKVCKMQFDRSQSSYNNFKSTFNYERYNLLNKSDVVIESNFGYKLSGTYIKNFVDSRKTIIIVHGITGSRWESMKYADIYLDLGYNVLIYDSRYHGVSGGNDITLGYFEKYDLNNCVKWVKNKTPGGIIGIHGESMGAATALLQSNMNEKTKDVSFYVVDCPFSDLPQLFGEKLNYEMKNHGAVVAKMVVFYSSLIAFFKAGFSVYAISPIKAIQDVKTPIMFAHGADDDLIPPEMSVDLYSIKKGAKYLYIAPNAGHAEAYLKNKTDYTNKVRQFLIDIHVEDNKTDINKPVRMY, from the coding sequence ATGAGAAAATCTAGCAAAATAAAAAGAATAGTGCTAGCAGTAGTTTTGGTAATATTTATTTTTGCAAACTGTGTTGGCTTGTATGTAGGAAATCTAATATATGATAAAGTATGTAAAATGCAGTTTGATAGAAGCCAAAGTAGTTATAACAATTTTAAATCCACGTTTAATTATGAGAGATATAATCTCCTCAATAAAAGCGATGTGGTTATAGAGTCTAACTTTGGATATAAGCTTTCAGGAACTTATATTAAAAATTTTGTTGACAGTAGAAAAACTATAATAATAGTTCATGGAATAACTGGAAGCAGGTGGGAGTCCATGAAGTATGCAGATATATACCTGGACTTAGGTTACAATGTTTTGATTTACGATTCAAGATACCATGGAGTAAGTGGGGGAAACGATATAACTCTTGGGTATTTCGAAAAATACGATTTAAACAATTGTGTAAAGTGGGTTAAAAATAAAACACCAGGAGGAATAATAGGAATTCATGGTGAATCTATGGGAGCTGCAACTGCATTATTACAATCAAACATGAATGAAAAAACAAAGGATGTCTCTTTTTATGTGGTGGATTGTCCGTTTTCAGATCTTCCACAGCTATTTGGAGAAAAACTAAATTATGAAATGAAAAATCATGGTGCAGTAGTTGCAAAAATGGTTGTTTTTTATTCAAGTTTAATTGCATTTTTTAAAGCAGGGTTTTCAGTTTATGCAATTTCTCCAATAAAAGCAATTCAAGATGTTAAGACACCTATAATGTTTGCTCATGGAGCAGATGATGACTTGATTCCACCAGAAATGTCAGTAGACCTGTACTCGATAAAAAAGGGTGCTAAGTATTTGTATATTGCACCTAATGCTGGGCATGCTGAGGCGTATCTAAAAAATAAAACTGATTATACCAATAAGGTAAGACAATTTTTAATAGATATTCATGTAGAGGATAATAAAACAGATATAAATAAGCCTGTTAGGATGTATTGA
- the pepV gene encoding dipeptidase PepV — protein MDKINEKIDLLKDDMVSSIQEILRIKSISGEAEGNAPFGKDTAKALDYALKLAERLGFKTVNLDNYVGYAEYGEGEDYVAVLGHLDVVPEGDGWNYPPYAAEIHDGKLYARGSMDDKGPTVACLYSLKAIVDAGLTMSKKVRIIFGLDEETGSGKDTEHYLKNEKPPVLGFTPDAEYPIINGEKGITIFNLVKDFKNDYEGDTKIIYVKGGERSNVVPPYAEAGIRADLKGEIIDKCESFAERTGYDIKAEEKDDMVIVKSKGIAAHGSMPELGKNAIMQLLAFLEELNLGKSDFNDYIAFLNRYVGMETNGESFGIGMEDKVSGKLSFNLGIIDFNKDQGKVVLNVRYPVTCKYEDMMDGINARIADTGIRVENMTHQKSLYFPEDHELVKLLQKVYKEQTSEEPKLLSIGGGTYAKEMPNIVAFGPIFPGEPDVDHQANEFIKIEHLILNAKIYAHAIYELAR, from the coding sequence ATGGATAAGATAAACGAGAAGATAGACTTATTAAAGGATGATATGGTTTCTTCAATTCAAGAAATCCTTAGAATTAAAAGTATCAGCGGGGAAGCTGAAGGAAATGCACCATTTGGAAAGGATACAGCAAAGGCACTTGACTATGCTTTAAAGTTAGCTGAAAGACTTGGTTTCAAAACTGTTAATTTAGATAACTATGTTGGATATGCTGAATATGGTGAAGGAGAAGATTATGTAGCAGTACTTGGTCACCTTGATGTAGTGCCAGAAGGAGATGGATGGAATTATCCTCCATATGCTGCAGAAATACATGATGGAAAGCTATATGCAAGAGGATCAATGGATGACAAGGGACCTACAGTAGCATGTTTATATTCATTAAAGGCTATTGTGGATGCAGGACTTACTATGTCTAAAAAAGTTAGAATTATATTCGGTTTGGATGAGGAAACTGGTTCAGGAAAAGATACAGAGCATTATTTAAAGAATGAAAAACCACCAGTTCTTGGCTTTACTCCAGATGCTGAATATCCAATAATCAATGGAGAAAAAGGAATAACAATTTTTAACTTAGTAAAAGATTTTAAAAATGATTACGAAGGAGATACAAAGATTATTTATGTAAAAGGAGGAGAAAGATCAAATGTAGTTCCTCCATACGCTGAAGCTGGAATAAGAGCAGATTTAAAGGGCGAAATCATTGATAAATGTGAAAGTTTCGCTGAAAGAACTGGATATGATATAAAAGCTGAAGAAAAAGACGATATGGTTATAGTAAAATCAAAAGGAATTGCTGCACATGGAAGTATGCCGGAGCTTGGAAAAAATGCTATAATGCAGCTTTTAGCTTTTCTAGAAGAATTAAATCTTGGAAAATCTGATTTTAATGATTATATAGCTTTCTTAAATAGATATGTTGGAATGGAAACTAACGGAGAATCTTTTGGAATTGGTATGGAAGATAAGGTTTCGGGTAAGCTTTCCTTCAATCTTGGAATAATAGACTTTAATAAAGACCAAGGAAAAGTTGTTCTTAATGTTAGATATCCTGTAACTTGCAAATACGAGGATATGATGGATGGAATAAATGCTAGGATAGCTGATACTGGAATAAGAGTTGAAAACATGACACACCAGAAGTCATTATACTTTCCAGAAGATCATGAATTAGTAAAACTTCTTCAAAAAGTATATAAAGAGCAAACTAGTGAGGAGCCAAAACTTCTTTCAATAGGCGGAGGAACTTATGCAAAGGAAATGCCTAACATAGTAGCCTTTGGACCAATATTCCCAGGAGAACCAGATGTTGATCACCAAGCAAATGAATTTATAAAAATTGAACATTTAATACTAAATGCAAAAATATATGCTCATGCAATATATGAGCTTGCTCGTTAA
- a CDS encoding DUF896 domain-containing protein — translation MEMKKLIERINFLYKKSKEDGLTEEEKKEQDTLRREYIEIIKGNVKVQLSKVKKI, via the coding sequence ATGGAAATGAAGAAACTTATAGAGAGAATAAACTTTTTATATAAAAAGAGCAAAGAAGATGGATTAACAGAAGAAGAAAAAAAGGAGCAGGATACCTTAAGAAGAGAATATATTGAGATTATCAAAGGAAATGTGAAGGTACAATTAAGCAAAGTAAAAAAGATTTAA